One window of Pyrus communis chromosome 12, drPyrComm1.1, whole genome shotgun sequence genomic DNA carries:
- the LOC137710956 gene encoding 3-isopropylmalate dehydratase small subunit 1-like, whose protein sequence is MAGATTLSLSPNPSFTTSSSHKPSLSTPNFLKFPTLSPTPIKPLTHAPQSQLPISRATFTTRTAASTTPSTTFHGLCYVVGDNIDTDQIIPAEYLTLVPSNPSEYEKLGSYALCGLPASYSTRFVDPGETKSKYSIIIGGANFGCGSSREHAPVALGAAGVAAVVAESYARIFFRNSVATGEVYPLESEGRVCEECKTGDVVSIELSESRLINHTTGKEYTLKPIGDAGPVIRAGGIFAYAREAGMIPTLTS, encoded by the coding sequence ATGGCCGGCGCCAccactctgtctctctctccaaaCCCAAGCTtcaccacctcctcctcccacaaaccctctctctctacccccaactttctcaaattcccAACCCTATCCCCCACCCCCATCAAACCCCTCACCCACGCTCCCCAATCCCAACTCCCAATCTCACGTGCCACCTTCACCACGCGCACTGCCGCCTCCACAACCCCATCTACCACATTCCACGGCCTCTGCTACGTCGTCGGCGACAACATCGACACCGACCAGATCATCCCCGCTGAGTACCTAACCCTGGTCCCCTCCAACCCCTCCGAGTACGAGAAGCTCGGGTCTTACGCGCTCTGCGGCCTCCCCGCCTCCTACTCCACGCGCTTCGTCGATCCGGGAGAGACAAAGTCCAAGTATTCAATCATAATCGGGGGCGCTAACTTCGGGTGCGGGTCGTCGCGGGAGCACGCGCCGGTGGCGCTGGGAGCGGCGGGAGTGGCGGCGGTGGTGGCGGAGTCGTACGCGCGGATCTTCTTCAGGAACTCGGTGGCGACAGGGGAGGTGTACCCGCTGGAATCGGAGGGTAGGGTTTGCGAGGAGTGCAAGACGGGGGATGTGGTGAGCATTGAGTTGAGTGAGAGCCGTCTGATTAATCACACGACGGGGAAGGAGTACACGTTGAAGCCGATCGGGGACGCGGGCCCCGTGATTAGGGCTGGTGGGATCTTTGCTTATGCTAGGGAGGCTGGGATGATTCCTACTTTGACTTCTTAG